GGCGACGACGAGAACCCCGCGGCGTTGAGCAGGTCGGGGTTCGTCTGGCCGAGCAGCCCGCCGAAGAGGTCGAACACGCGGCCGATGCCGTGGTTGCGGGCGTTGAGCGCGGCCGGGTACTTCGGCTTCCAGAACGAGTCTTCGGGGATGATGACGTCCACCAGCGGGTAGAAGCCGTCGTTCCAGAGGATCTGCGGGTCGGCGACGGTGATCATGTAGATGCCGAAGAACATCCGCATGAGGTTCTCGTTGATGAAGTAGTTGATCGGCCCCTGCGCCTGCGGGCTGCTGCCGCTGAAGTCGAGGGTGACCTTCTCCCCGTGCCGGGTCAGGCTGAGCTTCAGCTCGTACGGGCCGTAGCCGAGGCCGTCGTCGCAGATGTAGTCGGTGAAGGATATTGTCTCGCCGTCCTTGAAGACGGCCTGCAGCAGCACCTTCATCGCCCGGTAGTTGCGGTCGAGCAGCTGATCGAGCGCCGAGTCGTAGGTGTCGACGCCAAACCGGGCGCACATCTCCTGCACACGGCGCGCGGCCGTGCGGCACGCCGCGACGATGCCGTTGAGGTCGGCGCGGTTCCAGTCGGGCTTGCGCACCTGGTTGAGGATGATGCGCAGCGCGTCCTCGGCCAGGTCGCCCTTGCGGTAGAGCTTGAAGGGCGGGATGACCACCCCCTCCTCGAAGATCGTGCGGGCGTCGGTCGGCATGGACGCCGGGGTCTTGCCGCCGACGTCGGACATGTGGCCGAACATCGCCGACCAGCCGACGATGTGCCCCTCGAAGAAGATCGGGATCACCACGAGCCAGTCGTTGGCGTGGCTGATCGCGGCACCGCACGAGTAGGGGTCGGACGTCAACAGGACGTCGCCCTCCTCGATGTCGCCGGCGAAGTTGTCGAGGAAGTCCGGAATGGACAGTCCGAACTGGCCGACGACCATCTTGCCGTCGCGGTTGGCGATCAGCGGGAACTCGTCGTGCTGCTCGCGGATGCCCGGCGAGAGCGCCGTGCGGAACAGCACCTCGTCCATCTCGTAGCGGGCGTTGCGCAGCCCGTTCTCGACGAGGTCGAGGGTGACCACGTCGACGTCCACCCGCCGCAGCGGTCCGGTCGCGGTTTCGACAAGCCGTGCCATGTCAGTTCTCCGTGGTGTGCTCGGCGGTCTCGGCGACCGGGCGGATGAGCAGGCTGCCGCTGGCGTGCACGGTGGCCGCGTGGCGGGGCAGCACCAGCGTGGTGGAGTCCATTTCGGTGACGATCGCCGGACCGGTCACCACGTTGCCCGCGAGCAGCTTCGCCCGCTCGTAGACGCCGGCTTCGACCTCGGCGCCCTCGACCCAGATCGCCGTGCGGTCGCGCAACGCGGGCGCGGCGTCGGTGCCGCCGTCCGCCAGCTTCGGGGAGGCGACCTGCGGGCGCGGCCCGTGCGCGGTGGCGCGGATCGTCACGACCTCGTGCTCGTTGTCGAGCACGAAGGAGAACAGCCGCTGGTGTTCGGCGTCGAACGCGCCGCGCAGGCTGTCCAGGCCGGCCCCGCCGCCGGTGAACCGGGTGATGTCGACCTCGACCGGGATCTCGAAACCCTGGCCGTGGTAACGCAAGTCGGCCGAGTAGACGACGCGGATGTCGGACTCGGGCACGTCCTGGCCGACGAGCGTGCCGCGCGCCTTGTCGGCCAGCTCGGTGAGCAGCACGCGCAGGCTCTCGTCGGTGAACTCGCCGAACCGGCGCACGAGCGTGCGGACGGCTTCGTCGCGCAGGTTCGTGGTCGCGTCGCCGTAGGCGCACAGCACCCCGGGCGACGGCGGGATGATCACCGGCCAGGCACCGGTGAGCTTGCCGAGCGCGTTGGCGTGCAGTGGTCCGGCGCCGCCGAACGCGACCAGCGCGAAGTCGCGCGGGTCGAACCCCTGCTGCACCGAGACCAGGCGCAGGGCCCCGAACATGTTCTCGTTGACGATGTCGATGATCCCGGCGGCGGCCGCCTCCACCGACCCGAGACCGGTGGCGTCCGCGATGGACTTGACCGCCGACCGGGCCGCCTCGCGGTCGAGGGTGATCTCGCCGCCCGCCAGCTCCGCCGGCAGGTAGCCGAGCACGACGTTGGCGTCGGTCACCGTGGGCTCGGTGCCCCCGGCGCCGTAGGCGGCCGGTCCCGGCGACGCGCCCGCGGACCGCGGGCCGACCCGCAGCGCCTGGGTGAGCGGCGGGACGTGGCCGATGGAACCGCCACCGGCACCGACCGTGCGCACGTCGACCGAGGTGGCGCGCACCTTCAGGTCGCCGACGGTGGTCTCCCGGCCGATCCGCGGCGTCAGGTTCTGCACCAGCGCCACGTCGGTGGACGTGCCGCCCATGTCGAAGGTGAGGAAGTCGGCGAAGCCCGCCTGCTCCGCCACCCAGGTCGCGCCGGTGACACCACCGGCGGGGCCGGACAGCAGCAGGCTCACCGGGTTGTCGGCCGCGGCGCCGGCGGAGACCAGGCCACCGTCGCTGCGCAGGATGCTGAGCTGGCCGGTGATGCCGTTCTCTTCGAGCTTGTCCGCGAGGTTGGCCGTGTACAGCTTCACCTGCGGCTGCACGGCGGCGTTGGCGACCGTGGTGATGGTGCGCTCGTACTCGCGCAGTTCCGGCAGCACCGAGGAGGACAGCGAGACCGGCACGCCGGGCAGTTCCTCCGCCGCGATCTCGCCGACGCGGCGCTCGTGCGCGGCGTTGGCGTAGGAGTTGATCAGGCTGACGCTCAGCGCCTCGATGCCCGCGGACCGCAGCTTCGCCAGCTGGGGCCGCACGTCGTCCTCGGCCAGCTCGTCGACCACCGAGCCGTCGGCGGCGATGCGGCCCCGGACCTCGACGGTGTTCTCCAGTGCCGCCAAGGGTTCCGGCTTGGGCCAGATGATCCAGCCGGCGAGGCCGCCGGGCACGAAGGAGCGGGCGATCTGGAGCACCTGGCGGAAACCGTGGGTGGTCACGAGACCGACCTTGGCGCCCTTGCCCTCCAGGATCGCGTTCGTCGCGACCGTGGTGCCGTGGTAGACGGAAGCGATCTCCGCCGGGTCCGCGCCGGCCACCGCGCACACGCGCTCGATGCCGCGCAGCACGCCGATCGACTGGTCCTGCGGGGTGGAGGACGTCTTGGCCCGGTAGGTCTGACCGGAGTCCTCGTCGATGAGAAGGATGTCGGTGAACGTGCCGCCCACGTCCACGCCGAGCCGGTAGGTCATTGGTGGTCTCCTCAGATGACACCGGCCGAGCGCAACGACACCAGCTCGTCGTCGGCGAGGCCGAGCAGATCGCGGTAGATGACTTCGTTGTGCTCGCCGAGCTCGGGCCCGACGTGGCGGACCTTCCCCGGCGTGTCCGAGAGCTTCGGCACCACGTTGTGCATGGCGAACTCGCCGATCTCGGGGTGGACCAGGCGGACGATCGCCTCCCGCGCGGCGAAGTGCGGGTCGGTGAGCATGTCCTTGGCGCGGTAGATGCGCCCGGCCGGCACACCCTTGTCGTTCATCAGCTCCAGCAGGTCGTCCGCCTTCATGGTGGAGGTCCACTCGGCGATGAGGCCGTCGAGCTCTTCCATGGACTTGCCGCGGGCGCCGTGCGTGGCGTAGCGCTCGTCGGTGGCCAGCTCGGGCCGCCCCATGGCATCGGCCAGCCGCCGGAACACCGTGTCCTGGTTGGCCGCGAGCAGGATCATCTCCTCGTCGGCGGTCGGGTAGACGTTGCTCGGCGCGACGTTCGGCAGCGTCGCGCCGGTGCGCTGCCGCTGGTAGCCCGCCACCTGGTACTCGGGGATCAGGGACTCCATCATCGCGAGCACCGCCTCGTAGATGGCGGAGTCGACGACCTGGCCCTTGCCGGTGCGTCCTCGGTTGTGCAGCGCCACCAGCGTGCCGATGCAGGCGAACGTCGCGGCGAGCGCGTCGCCGAGGGAAATGCCCGTGCGGGACGGGGCGCGGTCCGGGTCACCGGTGATGTACCGGATGCCGCCCATGGCTTCGCCGATGGAGCCGTACCCCGCGCGCTTGGCGTACGGTCCCGTCTGGCCGTAGCCGCTCACGCGGGTGATGATCAGACGAGGGTTCCGCTCCCAGAGCACCTCCGGGCTCAGCCCCCACCGCTCGAGCGTGCCGGGGCGGAAGTTCTCGATGAGCACGTCGGCCTCGACGATGAGCCGGGCGACGAGCCGCTGTCCTTCCTCGGTCCGCAGGTCGGCGGTGACCGACTGCTTGTTGCGTGCCACGACCGGCCACCAGAGCGACCGGCCGTAGGGCCGTTCCCGCCCCCACTGGCGCATCGGGTCACCGGTGCGCGGGTCCTCGACCTTGATCACCTGGGCGCCGAAGTCGCCGAGGAGCTGCCCGCAGAACGGCCCGGCGAGCAACTGCCCGAGCTCCACCACCCGCAGACCGGCCAAGGGCATCTCTTCAGGCATCCAGCACTCCTCGTTGTATGCAACTTTTCGCGACACGTGATCTGCGTCGCCGCTCGACCAGCAAAAAAGTAGAGCTCACGGTGGCAGCGTGTCAACGGCTCAGCGAAAGTTGCATACAACTCTGGTCGTCCTTTAGGGTCGTCCTCGATGAGCGACACGGCGTACGAGCAGGACGGCCGGCACGCGGCCGATCACGCCTACCGGCTGATCCGCGACGAGATCCTCTCCGGCAGGCGGGCAGGCGGGGAGTGGCTGCGCGAAGGCGAGCTCGCCGACTCGATCGGGGTCAGCCGCACCCCGGTACGGGAAGCCCTGCGCCGGCTCACCGCCGAGGGGTTGCTGATCTACGAACGCCACCGCGGCGTGCAGGTCAAGCGCTGGGACATCGCCGACCTCGACGAGATCTTCAGCCTGCGCATGGTGCTCGAACCGTGGGGCTGCAGCCTCGCCGCCGAACGTGCGACGGTCGACGTCGACCGGCTCGAGGAGCTGGCGTGCGCGATGGACGCGTTGGTCGCGAACGGCCAGCCGACCGACCTCGACGAGCTCACCGACCTCAACAACCGCTTCCACCGCGCGATCCTGGAGGGGTCGGGCAACAACCGCCTCGCCGCGGTGCTCGCGTCGGTCGTGCAGCTGCCGATCGTCTGGCGGACGTTCGCCCACTACCGACCGGAAGCACTGCGCCGCAGCCTCGCCCACCACCACGAACTGATCGCCGCGCTGCGCGCCCGCGACGCCGACTGGGCCCAGTCGGTGATGTGCAGCCACATCAAGTCGGCATGGCACTCCATCCGGGAGCACTCGCAGGCCTGACCTCGCCTCCCCGGCGCACGCCTTCCGCCGGAAGCGCAGGTCCGACCTCCCCCGCGCAGCGGTCCGCGATCATCCGTCAACGGCAGGCGCAATCTCGGGGGTCTGCCCAGACTTCGGTTGACACCGGAGCTGACTGTTTCTCAGGCCGCTGACGCGGTCGTGTAGATGGTCTCAAACTCGACCGGGGTGAGCTTGCCCAGCCCCCGTTGCCGGCGTTTGCGGTGATACTTCGTCTCGATCCAGGACACGATCGCCAACCTCAGCTCCTCGCGAGTGCGCCACCGCCGGGTATCGAGAACGTTCTTCTGCAGCAACGAAAAGAACGACTCCATCGCGGCGTTGTCACCACAGGCACCGACCCGGCCCATCGACCCGGCCAGCCCATGGGCACGCAGCAGACGCCGGTAGGCTCCCGACCGAAATTGAGCACCGCGGTCGGAGTGGACCACGACATCGCGCGGGTCGCGCAGAGCAATCGCGTTCCGCAGCGCGCTGACCGCGAGTGAGGCCCGCATGTGCGAGGCGATGGAGTAGCCGACGATCTTGTTGGAGTAGCAGTCCTTGACCGCAC
This genomic window from Amycolatopsis mongoliensis contains:
- a CDS encoding GntR family transcriptional regulator; protein product: MSDTAYEQDGRHAADHAYRLIRDEILSGRRAGGEWLREGELADSIGVSRTPVREALRRLTAEGLLIYERHRGVQVKRWDIADLDEIFSLRMVLEPWGCSLAAERATVDVDRLEELACAMDALVANGQPTDLDELTDLNNRFHRAILEGSGNNRLAAVLASVVQLPIVWRTFAHYRPEALRRSLAHHHELIAALRARDADWAQSVMCSHIKSAWHSIREHSQA
- a CDS encoding hydantoinase B/oxoprolinase family protein; protein product: MARLVETATGPLRRVDVDVVTLDLVENGLRNARYEMDEVLFRTALSPGIREQHDEFPLIANRDGKMVVGQFGLSIPDFLDNFAGDIEEGDVLLTSDPYSCGAAISHANDWLVVIPIFFEGHIVGWSAMFGHMSDVGGKTPASMPTDARTIFEEGVVIPPFKLYRKGDLAEDALRIILNQVRKPDWNRADLNGIVAACRTAARRVQEMCARFGVDTYDSALDQLLDRNYRAMKVLLQAVFKDGETISFTDYICDDGLGYGPYELKLSLTRHGEKVTLDFSGSSPQAQGPINYFINENLMRMFFGIYMITVADPQILWNDGFYPLVDVIIPEDSFWKPKYPAALNARNHGIGRVFDLFGGLLGQTNPDLLNAAGFSSSPHFMYSGTYSDGDRKGEWFQLYSIGFGGIPGRPLGDGPDGHSLWPSFVNIPCEYLESYYPLRIERWETVADTGGSGLHRGGNAVDVAYRFLEPGTIAIHDDRWLTYPWGVNGGEPGARSRKWIERADGSTEVLGSKVHDVPVHRGDLLHFVTWGGGGWGDPLARDPELVGLEVRRGLVTAPGARRYGVVCDGDGWVDAAATEALREELRGTRPEPLPTFDRGPELATILERALAETGLPAPLRPVVS
- a CDS encoding CaiB/BaiF CoA transferase family protein, whose protein sequence is MPEEMPLAGLRVVELGQLLAGPFCGQLLGDFGAQVIKVEDPRTGDPMRQWGRERPYGRSLWWPVVARNKQSVTADLRTEEGQRLVARLIVEADVLIENFRPGTLERWGLSPEVLWERNPRLIITRVSGYGQTGPYAKRAGYGSIGEAMGGIRYITGDPDRAPSRTGISLGDALAATFACIGTLVALHNRGRTGKGQVVDSAIYEAVLAMMESLIPEYQVAGYQRQRTGATLPNVAPSNVYPTADEEMILLAANQDTVFRRLADAMGRPELATDERYATHGARGKSMEELDGLIAEWTSTMKADDLLELMNDKGVPAGRIYRAKDMLTDPHFAAREAIVRLVHPEIGEFAMHNVVPKLSDTPGKVRHVGPELGEHNEVIYRDLLGLADDELVSLRSAGVI
- a CDS encoding hydantoinase/oxoprolinase family protein — translated: MTYRLGVDVGGTFTDILLIDEDSGQTYRAKTSSTPQDQSIGVLRGIERVCAVAGADPAEIASVYHGTTVATNAILEGKGAKVGLVTTHGFRQVLQIARSFVPGGLAGWIIWPKPEPLAALENTVEVRGRIAADGSVVDELAEDDVRPQLAKLRSAGIEALSVSLINSYANAAHERRVGEIAAEELPGVPVSLSSSVLPELREYERTITTVANAAVQPQVKLYTANLADKLEENGITGQLSILRSDGGLVSAGAAADNPVSLLLSGPAGGVTGATWVAEQAGFADFLTFDMGGTSTDVALVQNLTPRIGRETTVGDLKVRATSVDVRTVGAGGGSIGHVPPLTQALRVGPRSAGASPGPAAYGAGGTEPTVTDANVVLGYLPAELAGGEITLDREAARSAVKSIADATGLGSVEAAAAGIIDIVNENMFGALRLVSVQQGFDPRDFALVAFGGAGPLHANALGKLTGAWPVIIPPSPGVLCAYGDATTNLRDEAVRTLVRRFGEFTDESLRVLLTELADKARGTLVGQDVPESDIRVVYSADLRYHGQGFEIPVEVDITRFTGGGAGLDSLRGAFDAEHQRLFSFVLDNEHEVVTIRATAHGPRPQVASPKLADGGTDAAPALRDRTAIWVEGAEVEAGVYERAKLLAGNVVTGPAIVTEMDSTTLVLPRHAATVHASGSLLIRPVAETAEHTTEN